The Paenibacillus sp. YPG26 genome includes a window with the following:
- a CDS encoding APC family permease produces MPGKLKRLLIGRPMKSTEIEGEKLSKLKALAILSSDALSSVAYGTEQILIVLMAAGFAALWYSIPISIAVLGLLAILVISYRQTIFAYPGGGGAYIVAKDNLGLSPSLLAGGSLLVDYILTVAVSASAGTDAITSAFPVLHDHRVLIAVVMILILTLMNLRGVTESASILAVPIYFFVIAIYFLIICGIINYITGGAHAAAPEFGKTISSVSLFLLLKAFSSGCSALTGVEAMSNAIPNFRKPSDKNAAATLMMMGILLAGMFIGISLLAYWYGIKPAAEETVVSQIAESTFGRGVLYYIIQGATAVILILAANTAYSAFPLLAFMLAKDKFMPHAFMVRGDRLGFSNGIIFLSILSAVLVMVFQGNTESLIPLYAVGVFIPFTLSQLGMMIRWIKLKPSGWMLKLFINTVGMLTTLSITLIFIFTKFSQVWVIFIFLPLVVYMFMRIQQHYTNTADQLRIDHFSEKPIAKGNTVIIPVAGVTRVVLNTVSYAKTLSDNVVAVYVGFDDESVRKIEQRWNEWNPGVRLIILKSRYRSILGPLRKFIDTVEWKKAESDHITILIPQFITKHWWQNLLHNQSSLMIRAYLITRKDVVVATVPYHMDR; encoded by the coding sequence ATGCCCGGAAAATTGAAACGCCTGCTGATTGGCAGACCCATGAAATCCACCGAGATTGAAGGCGAGAAGCTGAGCAAGCTGAAGGCATTAGCCATTTTATCCTCAGATGCTTTATCCTCGGTAGCATACGGGACGGAGCAGATTCTCATTGTCTTGATGGCAGCCGGATTCGCGGCGCTCTGGTATTCGATCCCTATCTCCATTGCCGTCCTTGGGCTGCTGGCGATCCTTGTTATATCTTACAGGCAGACTATATTCGCTTATCCCGGCGGCGGCGGGGCTTACATCGTGGCAAAAGACAATTTGGGGTTATCTCCAAGCCTGCTGGCTGGTGGCTCTCTATTGGTTGACTATATATTAACTGTGGCGGTAAGTGCTTCGGCGGGAACGGATGCGATCACTTCCGCATTTCCGGTACTGCATGACCACCGGGTTCTGATCGCCGTAGTCATGATTCTGATTCTAACATTAATGAACCTTAGAGGAGTGACGGAGTCGGCCTCTATATTGGCTGTTCCGATCTACTTCTTTGTCATAGCTATTTATTTCCTGATCATATGCGGAATCATTAATTACATCACCGGGGGAGCCCACGCGGCCGCTCCTGAATTCGGCAAGACCATATCAAGTGTAAGCCTGTTCCTTCTCCTGAAAGCATTCAGCTCTGGCTGTTCGGCCTTAACCGGAGTCGAGGCCATGTCGAATGCCATTCCGAACTTCCGTAAGCCGTCTGATAAGAATGCGGCGGCTACGCTCATGATGATGGGTATACTTCTTGCAGGAATGTTCATCGGAATCAGCTTGCTCGCGTATTGGTACGGCATCAAGCCTGCGGCTGAGGAGACGGTGGTCTCCCAGATCGCTGAGTCCACTTTTGGCCGGGGCGTGCTGTATTATATCATTCAGGGTGCCACCGCGGTGATCCTGATCCTGGCGGCCAATACGGCGTATTCTGCTTTTCCGCTGCTTGCATTTATGCTGGCAAAAGACAAATTCATGCCTCATGCCTTCATGGTGCGGGGAGATCGGCTCGGCTTCTCGAACGGGATTATCTTCCTTAGCATTCTGTCCGCCGTGCTGGTCATGGTGTTCCAAGGGAATACAGAGAGCTTGATTCCTCTCTATGCGGTAGGTGTCTTCATTCCCTTTACCCTGTCCCAGCTGGGGATGATGATCCGCTGGATTAAGCTGAAGCCTTCTGGCTGGATGCTGAAGCTCTTCATTAATACGGTGGGTATGCTGACTACCCTGTCCATCACGCTTATATTTATTTTCACTAAGTTTAGCCAGGTCTGGGTCATTTTTATTTTCCTGCCACTCGTGGTCTACATGTTCATGAGAATTCAGCAGCATTACACGAACACAGCCGATCAGCTGCGTATCGATCACTTTAGTGAGAAGCCCATCGCGAAGGGGAATACAGTGATTATTCCGGTTGCGGGAGTTACGCGGGTCGTGCTGAATACGGTAAGCTATGCGAAGACGCTTTCGGACAATGTGGTGGCTGTATATGTAGGGTTTGATGATGAGTCGGTCCGCAAAATTGAACAAAGGTGGAATGAATGGAATCCCGGTGTGCGGCTGATTATCCTGAAATCCCGTTACCGGAGTATCCTTGGTCCGCTGCGCAAATTTATAGACACGGTAGAATGGAAGAAGGCCGAGAGTGACCATATCACGATCCTTATCCCTCAGTTCATTACCAAGCATTGGTGGCAGAACCTGCTTCATAACCAGTCAAGCCTGATGATTCGGGCCTATCTGATCACCCGTAAGGATGTTGTTGTTGCGACGGTCCCTTATCATATGGACCGCTAA